A stretch of Triticum aestivum cultivar Chinese Spring chromosome 1D, IWGSC CS RefSeq v2.1, whole genome shotgun sequence DNA encodes these proteins:
- the LOC123180905 gene encoding NADH-ubiquinone oxidoreductase chain 3-like, whose amino-acid sequence MLEFAPICIYLVISLLVSLIPLGVPFPFASNSSTYPEKLSAYECGSDPSGDARSRFDIRFYPVPILFVIPDPEFTFSFPWAVPPNKIDLFGPWSMMAFLLILMIGSLYEWKRGASDRE is encoded by the coding sequence ATGTTGGAATTTGCACCTATTTGTATCTATTTAGTGATCAGTCTGCTAGTTTCTTTGATTCCACTCGGTGTTCCTTTTCCATTTGCTTCCAATAGTTCGACCTATCCAGAAAAATTGTCGGCTTACGAATGTGGTTCCGATCCCTCCGGTGATGCCAGAAGTCGTTTCGATATACGATTTTATCCGGTTCCTATTTTATTTGTTATCCCTGATCCGGAAttcaccttttcttttccttgggcAGTACCTCCTAACAAGATTGATCTGTTTGGACCTTGGTCCATGATGGCCTTTTTATTGATTTTGATGATTGGATCTCTCTATGAATGGAAAAGGGGTGCTTCGGATCGGGAGTAA
- the LOC123180906 gene encoding putative cytochrome c biosynthesis ccmC-like mitochondrial protein, with protein MSKTKSYAQILIGSRLFLTAMAIHLSLRVAPPDLQQGGNSRISYVHVPAARMSIVIYIATAINSSLFPLTKHPLFLRSSGTGTEIGAFSTLFTLVTGGFRGRPMWGTFRVWDARLTSVFILFLIYLGALRFQELPVEPAPISIRAGPIDIPIIKSPVNWWNTSHQPGSISRSGISIHVPMPIPILSNFANFPFSTRILFVLETRLPIPSFPESPLTEKIEAQEGIPLKT; from the coding sequence ATGTCAAAGACAAAAAGCTACGCGCAAATTCTCATTGGATCTCGGTTGTTCTTAACAGCGATGGCTATTCATTTAAGTCTTCGGGTAGCACCACCAGATCTTCAACAAGGTGGAAATTCTCGTATTTCGTATGTACATGTTCCTGCGGCTCGGATGAGTATAGTTATTTATATCGCGACAGCTATAAACAGTTCCTTGTTCCCATTAACAAAACATCCCCTTTTTCTTCGCTCTTCCGGAACCGGTACAGAAATTGGTGCTTTTTCTACTTTGTTTACGTTAGTGACTGGGGGGTTTCGGGGAAGGCCTATGTGGGGTACCTTTCGGGTGTGGGATGCTCGTTTAACTTCCGTATTCATCTTGTTCCTTATTTACCTGGGTGCACTGCGTTTTCAAGAGCTTCCTGTCGAACCGGCTCCAATTTCAATCCGTGCAGGACCGATCGATATACCAATAATAAAGTCTCCAGTCAACTGGTGGAATACATCGCATCAACCTGGGAGCATTAGCCGATCTGGTATATCAATACATGTTCCTATGCCCATTCCAATCTTGTCTAACTTTGCTAACTTCCCCTTCTCTACCCGTATCTTGTTCGTTCTGGAAACACGTCTTCCTATTCCATCTTTTCCCGAATCTCCCTTAACGGAAAAAATAGAAGCTCAAGAAGGAATACCACTAAAAACCTAG